The Terriglobales bacterium genome has a window encoding:
- a CDS encoding carboxypeptidase-like regulatory domain-containing protein, producing the protein MTSQVSPCQRPLLTGRGVFYTPVTFKDEVSKTIVRFLAWAGFLLALCAMPLFAQVGSSGTIVGVVTDNSGAVLVGANITATDTTTTEKRATSTNTAGRYVFANLPPATYEITVTQPGFKAVKIRQDVNVGSVATTNISLEVGAVSTVVEVQASGAQLQTMNATIGTTMNFDMAQALPGLSRDVSGLALLQPATTPVNGTAGQAGSVAGSNADQNMFVLDGGNNSSDMDGTNTVYLSGFAGNPITGGGSAVPNGVVPTPIESIEEFKVGIAGQTADFNSAAGSQVTMATRRGTNTWHGTGYEYYYGTNFSANSWANGHTPSTDPATGGTRGFTPLPSRHQNRFGASAGGPVLPFNFLGGKTYIFGFYQGVRFPNITTLEKSTPSPLLRAGVIQIQNSSSNPITLNGVSFAPNAWMPFNLNPNPVTVNGVTYQPANVCGSGGNQPCDPRGIGINPIVNQIWSQFMPVGNDLAPTSTVGDSFNTIGYRNTIRLPQSDNNWVVRLDHDFAKNWHFMGSYRYYKLSQADLAQADVGGILGGTKGQYTSTRNLPSYPSILVFGLNTTIGSNLTNDFHYSYTYNWWQWGDAGAPPQPIAGLGGAVEIGGETTAAGGGRNALIPYNVNTQDVRTRFWDGQDHMFRDDLNLLKGNHLFQFGGLYQRNFDWHDRNDNGQGTMAANVYQVTDGAGISWSGFLPPTSIVPSSQQSNFQTLVADVLGIVSQPQTLYTRAGSDLHLLPLGTHAQDKSIIPYYQGYWSDTWHMKPSFTVTYGLSYAVEMPPYETSGKQVMLTDQGGNAIRMTDYLAQRKSAALAGQVYNPVLGFALVNNVTGGRKYPYDPFYKGISPRASAAWNPHFTSGILGSLLGDGKSVIRGGYSRIYGRLNGVNQVLVPLLGTGIMQAVACVGASSNGQCLGTGGVNPSTAFRIGTDGLVAPLGGAPSSTLAQPYLPGVNGNLAAAPGSGLDPDTRPSVNDSFTLSIQREVSSKLFVEAGYIGKIINNEFQEINVDAIPYMTTLGGQTFANAYASMYTAICGLNVQVCPAANVTTPTPQPFVEQALGGPTSNFCKAAASCTAALIAAQRSLIASNRVYELWNAMATSTSWTLGRTNPGMNPPGGCAANVIVCRQFQAFEFDTSNGYGNYNGLFATATFRDWHGITARSNFTWGRSFGTGGEVQARSTRTVLDPWNLESEYGPNGFDVKFIYNMALNYQPSFYKTQQGILGHLLGGWSISPLFTAQSGFPLNVVQQDGSGTSTSREAFGQSDPSQSSIYNVVLTNGSFNGGNSLNYFKTSPTGTVGTTATSKGATGTSTEWLNMFGDPTAAYGQFRRLILGVDERGNGFGILRGFPRWNLDMTVTKDIRATERVGLTFTAMMTNVLNHFQPDDPSMNLNSPATFGRVSAQATGYDSRQIEFGLRLRW; encoded by the coding sequence ATGACAAGCCAAGTCTCGCCATGTCAGAGGCCACTTCTGACAGGCAGAGGAGTTTTTTACACCCCAGTCACGTTTAAAGACGAAGTATCTAAAACGATCGTCCGATTCCTCGCGTGGGCAGGTTTCCTACTTGCGCTTTGCGCGATGCCGCTGTTCGCTCAAGTCGGCTCGTCGGGCACCATCGTTGGCGTCGTAACCGACAACTCAGGAGCGGTACTCGTCGGCGCCAACATCACGGCCACCGACACTACGACGACCGAGAAACGCGCCACGTCCACCAACACCGCGGGTCGCTATGTGTTTGCGAACCTTCCGCCCGCAACGTACGAAATCACTGTCACTCAGCCCGGCTTCAAGGCTGTAAAGATCAGGCAGGACGTAAACGTTGGTTCCGTTGCAACTACGAATATCTCGCTCGAAGTCGGAGCTGTCAGCACAGTGGTCGAGGTGCAGGCTAGTGGCGCTCAGCTGCAGACGATGAACGCCACGATCGGCACCACCATGAACTTCGACATGGCGCAGGCGCTGCCGGGGCTTAGCCGTGATGTTTCCGGTTTGGCACTACTACAGCCTGCTACAACGCCTGTTAATGGAACTGCCGGACAAGCGGGTTCAGTGGCTGGTTCCAATGCGGACCAGAACATGTTCGTGCTCGATGGCGGCAACAACTCCAGCGATATGGACGGCACAAACACGGTTTACCTAAGCGGCTTCGCCGGCAATCCGATCACTGGCGGCGGCAGCGCAGTCCCCAACGGGGTTGTGCCCACTCCGATCGAGAGTATTGAGGAGTTCAAGGTTGGCATCGCCGGACAAACCGCCGACTTCAACTCTGCGGCAGGCAGTCAGGTCACGATGGCGACTCGACGCGGCACGAACACGTGGCATGGCACAGGTTACGAGTACTATTACGGAACGAATTTTTCGGCCAACAGTTGGGCGAACGGCCATACACCCTCGACCGATCCCGCTACCGGCGGCACTCGAGGTTTCACACCGCTACCTTCGCGTCACCAGAATCGCTTTGGCGCTTCTGCGGGCGGACCAGTTCTGCCTTTCAACTTTCTTGGTGGAAAGACTTACATCTTCGGCTTCTACCAAGGGGTTCGCTTTCCCAACATCACGACTTTAGAGAAATCAACTCCTTCTCCCCTACTGCGAGCGGGTGTTATACAAATCCAGAACAGTAGCTCCAACCCGATCACTCTGAACGGGGTGAGTTTCGCGCCGAATGCCTGGATGCCGTTCAACCTCAACCCGAACCCGGTTACGGTAAACGGCGTCACCTACCAGCCGGCGAACGTATGCGGCTCTGGTGGCAATCAGCCGTGCGATCCACGCGGCATCGGAATCAACCCAATCGTCAACCAGATTTGGTCGCAGTTCATGCCGGTAGGCAACGACCTTGCTCCGACTTCAACGGTCGGCGATTCGTTTAACACGATTGGCTACAGAAATACAATCAGACTGCCGCAGAGCGACAACAACTGGGTTGTCCGCCTAGATCACGACTTCGCAAAGAACTGGCATTTCATGGGCAGCTACCGCTACTACAAGCTGAGCCAGGCAGATCTTGCTCAAGCTGACGTAGGCGGCATTCTGGGAGGAACCAAGGGCCAATATACTTCGACCCGCAACTTGCCGTCGTATCCGTCGATCCTCGTCTTCGGGCTCAACACCACGATTGGCTCAAACCTGACAAATGACTTCCACTATAGCTACACCTACAACTGGTGGCAGTGGGGCGATGCGGGAGCTCCTCCCCAGCCCATTGCTGGTTTGGGCGGCGCTGTAGAGATTGGTGGCGAGACCACGGCAGCCGGAGGTGGCCGCAATGCCTTGATTCCGTACAACGTCAATACGCAGGACGTCCGTACGCGCTTCTGGGATGGCCAGGATCATATGTTCCGCGACGATTTGAATCTGCTGAAAGGCAACCACCTGTTCCAATTTGGTGGCCTCTATCAGCGCAACTTCGATTGGCACGATCGCAATGACAATGGCCAGGGAACCATGGCCGCGAATGTGTATCAGGTGACCGATGGTGCGGGAATCTCCTGGTCGGGCTTCCTGCCACCGACGAGTATTGTGCCTTCATCGCAACAAAGCAACTTCCAGACGCTCGTCGCCGACGTGCTTGGAATCGTGAGTCAACCGCAGACCCTCTACACCCGAGCTGGATCGGATCTTCATCTGCTTCCGCTGGGTACGCACGCGCAAGACAAGAGCATCATTCCCTATTACCAGGGCTATTGGAGCGATACCTGGCACATGAAGCCCAGTTTCACCGTTACGTATGGCCTCTCGTACGCGGTGGAGATGCCACCATACGAGACATCCGGCAAACAGGTGATGCTGACGGATCAGGGTGGGAACGCAATCCGCATGACGGACTACCTTGCCCAGCGAAAAAGCGCCGCTCTCGCTGGACAGGTTTACAACCCGGTTCTCGGCTTTGCTCTCGTGAACAACGTGACCGGCGGGCGCAAGTATCCGTACGATCCGTTTTACAAGGGCATAAGTCCACGGGCCTCTGCAGCCTGGAACCCGCATTTCACCAGCGGCATCCTTGGCTCACTTCTCGGTGACGGCAAGAGCGTCATTCGTGGCGGTTACAGCCGCATCTACGGCCGGCTCAACGGCGTAAACCAAGTGCTGGTTCCACTTCTGGGTACCGGCATCATGCAGGCAGTTGCTTGCGTGGGGGCGTCGAGCAACGGTCAGTGTTTAGGAACGGGTGGCGTAAATCCATCGACTGCGTTCCGAATCGGGACCGACGGCCTGGTCGCACCTCTCGGCGGCGCTCCTTCCAGCACGCTAGCGCAACCTTACCTCCCTGGCGTTAACGGCAATTTAGCGGCGGCGCCGGGCTCGGGACTCGATCCAGATACGCGACCCAGCGTTAACGACTCGTTTACTTTGTCCATCCAACGCGAGGTCTCATCAAAGCTCTTTGTTGAAGCTGGGTACATCGGAAAGATCATCAACAACGAGTTCCAGGAGATTAACGTTGATGCGATCCCGTACATGACTACGCTCGGCGGACAGACCTTCGCTAACGCTTACGCCAGTATGTACACGGCGATTTGCGGACTGAATGTACAAGTATGTCCCGCTGCGAACGTGACCACACCTACGCCGCAGCCATTCGTTGAGCAGGCATTAGGCGGGCCAACTTCTAACTTCTGCAAGGCAGCGGCCAGTTGTACCGCCGCGCTAATTGCAGCGCAACGTTCATTGATTGCCTCGAATCGCGTGTATGAACTATGGAATGCAATGGCGACCTCTACTTCATGGACGTTAGGCAGGACCAATCCGGGAATGAATCCACCGGGCGGGTGTGCGGCCAATGTCATTGTTTGCCGCCAATTCCAGGCATTTGAGTTCGACACCAGCAACGGCTACGGCAACTACAACGGGCTGTTCGCAACTGCTACTTTCCGCGATTGGCACGGAATCACTGCGCGCTCGAACTTCACCTGGGGCCGCTCGTTCGGAACCGGTGGAGAGGTTCAGGCCCGCAGCACGCGCACGGTTCTCGATCCCTGGAATCTGGAAAGCGAGTACGGACCGAACGGATTTGACGTGAAGTTCATTTACAATATGGCTCTCAATTACCAGCCATCGTTTTACAAAACCCAGCAGGGAATTCTGGGACACCTGCTCGGTGGCTGGTCGATCTCACCATTATTCACTGCGCAGAGCGGTTTCCCGCTGAATGTGGTCCAACAGGATGGCTCGGGAACGAGCACGAGCCGGGAAGCGTTCGGTCAATCTGATCCGAGCCAAAGCTCCATCTACAACGTGGTCCTCACCAACGGTAGCTTCAACGGCGGCAACTCTCTCAACTACTTCAAGACGTCGCCAACCGGAACAGTTGGCACGACGGCAACGTCGAAGGGCGCTACCGGCACCTCTACGGAGTGGCTCAACATGTTCGGCGATCCAACGGCAGCTTATGGCCAGTTCCGTCGGCTCATTTTGGGAGTTGACGAGCGCGGTAACGGCTTTGGCATCCTCCGGGGATTCCCGCGTTGGAACCTCGACATGACGGTGACCAAAGACATCCGCGCAACTGAGCGGGTTGGTCTCACCTTCACTGCGATGATGACTAACGTGCTGAACCATTTCCAACCGGACGATCCGTCGATGAATCTCAACAGTCCGGCAACTTTTGGCCGAGTCAGTGCCCAGGCAACGGGATACGACTCACGCCAGATTGAGTTCGGGTTGCGCTTAAGATGGTAG